Proteins encoded in a region of the Chryseobacterium piperi genome:
- a CDS encoding 2-hydroxyacid dehydrogenase codes for MKVFINKRIPETGIKMLEDAGLEIIIPENGNLSQEEWLSYCKNTDTILNVGNHTFDHDFFDECPNVKAVALYSVGFDHVDIKAANQKGVPIGNTPDVLSNATSDVAFLLMQSVARRASYNFQKVKEGNWGDFDPLHALGQELYGKTLGIFGLGRIGFEMAKKSQKAFDMNIIYHNRHHNEEAERELNARYVSFDELIEQSDVLSVHANFIPEQKDLFNRSVFEKMRPDSIFINTARGGFHHQTDLYEALVSKQIWGAGLDVTNPEPMFKEDPILGLSNVCVLPHIGSATIEARNGMAKLAAENIIAFSKGEKMANCVNPEVFSNN; via the coding sequence ATGAAGGTTTTTATCAATAAAAGAATTCCTGAAACAGGAATCAAAATGCTTGAAGATGCAGGTTTGGAGATTATCATTCCTGAAAATGGCAATTTATCTCAGGAAGAATGGTTGAGCTATTGTAAAAATACAGACACTATTTTGAATGTGGGAAATCATACATTCGACCATGATTTTTTTGATGAATGTCCGAATGTCAAAGCCGTTGCTTTATATTCCGTAGGGTTTGATCATGTGGATATTAAGGCAGCTAATCAAAAAGGGGTGCCGATAGGAAATACACCGGATGTTTTGAGTAATGCTACTTCTGATGTAGCTTTTTTACTGATGCAGTCGGTAGCAAGACGGGCAAGTTATAATTTTCAGAAAGTAAAAGAAGGAAATTGGGGAGACTTTGATCCATTGCACGCATTAGGCCAAGAATTGTATGGTAAAACATTAGGTATTTTTGGATTAGGAAGGATCGGATTTGAAATGGCTAAAAAATCTCAGAAAGCTTTTGATATGAATATTATCTACCATAACAGACATCATAACGAAGAAGCGGAAAGAGAACTTAATGCCCGATATGTTTCTTTTGATGAGTTGATCGAGCAATCTGATGTTCTAAGTGTTCATGCTAATTTTATTCCTGAACAAAAAGACCTTTTCAACCGTTCGGTTTTTGAGAAGATGAGACCTGATTCTATTTTTATTAATACTGCAAGAGGTGGTTTTCATCATCAGACCGATTTATATGAAGCTCTTGTGTCTAAACAAATCTGGGGTGCGGGTCTGGATGTTACCAATCCTGAGCCTATGTTTAAAGAGGATCCTATTCTTGGTCTTTCAAATGTCTGTGTATTGCCACACATCGGCTCAGCCACGATAGAAGCCAGAAATGGAATGGCGAAATTAGCAGCTGAAAATATCATAGCATTTTCAAAAGGTGAAAAAATGGCGAATTGTGTAAATCCTGAAGTATTTTCTAATAATTAA
- a CDS encoding RNA polymerase sigma factor has translation MTLIQQEFLEKIEKHKGIIFKISKMYMDHKDDRDDLFQEIIGQVWKAYPDFEGQSEFSTWLYRIALNIAIVFLKSEKKRGFITNEDFSNYKVIQDDYDDEKEEKLADMYKAIHQLNPIDKAFIFYYLEDFSGKEIAEQMGISEGNVRVKMNRAKNKLKDILSSNNY, from the coding sequence ATGACCCTCATACAGCAAGAATTTTTAGAAAAAATTGAAAAACATAAAGGAATCATTTTTAAGATTTCTAAAATGTACATGGATCATAAAGATGATCGTGATGATCTTTTTCAGGAAATTATTGGTCAGGTTTGGAAGGCTTACCCAGATTTTGAAGGACAAAGTGAATTTTCCACATGGTTGTACAGGATTGCTTTAAATATAGCTATTGTTTTTTTAAAGTCAGAGAAGAAAAGAGGTTTTATAACCAACGAAGATTTTTCTAATTACAAAGTGATACAGGATGATTATGATGATGAAAAAGAAGAAAAACTGGCTGATATGTACAAGGCAATTCACCAACTAAACCCGATAGACAAAGCTTTTATATTTTACTATCTGGAAGATTTTTCAGGAAAAGAAATTGCAGAACAGATGGGAATTTCTGAAGGTAATGTAAGAGTGAAGATGAATCGGGCTAAAAATAAGCTGAAGGATATTTTAAGCTCAAATAACTACTAA
- a CDS encoding NADP-dependent glyceraldehyde-3-phosphate dehydrogenase, giving the protein MDSVHHQSFHDIFKSENEIPEEYKVPEIHQRTYLLNGELVEWKGEVMDIYSPVCIPTENGLQRKLLGSIPNTSPKEAMEALEASVNAYDNGLGEWPTMSVEERIKCMQKFVYLMIQQRDLVIKLLMWEIGKTLADSTKEFDRTVDYINQTIDALKDLDRESSRFQEAEGTIAQIRRAPLGVVLSMGPFNYPLNEIFTTLIPALIMGNTILFKLPKHGVLAHYPLLKAFKESFPKGMVNTLYGKGSEIITPIMESGKVNVLAFIGSSKVANGLKKLHPKINRLRAILSLDAKNAAIVTKNANLDVAVSECILGALSFNGQRCTALKLIFVQKDVADEFIEKLNKAVSALKPGLPWEKDVKITPLPEVNKPPYLKECIDDALAHGAKVINENGGYTEASFVFPAIVYPVNSEMKLYHEEQFGPVIPVVPFDHIDEPIDYQVNASHGMQVSIFSEDAHEVSKLIDPFVNLVSRVNINCQAQRGPDVFPFTGRKDSAEGTLSVFDALRSFSIRSLVAAKLTESNKKLLNTIVREHNSNFLSTDYLF; this is encoded by the coding sequence ATGGATTCAGTACATCACCAGTCGTTTCACGATATTTTCAAATCTGAAAATGAGATACCTGAAGAATATAAAGTCCCCGAAATTCATCAGAGAACCTATCTGTTAAATGGAGAGCTTGTTGAATGGAAAGGAGAGGTAATGGATATCTATTCTCCTGTTTGCATTCCTACGGAAAATGGCTTACAGAGGAAGTTATTGGGGAGTATTCCCAATACAAGCCCTAAAGAGGCTATGGAAGCTCTTGAAGCATCGGTCAATGCTTATGATAACGGATTGGGAGAATGGCCTACAATGTCTGTGGAAGAGCGGATAAAATGCATGCAGAAATTTGTGTATCTGATGATCCAGCAACGTGATCTTGTTATTAAATTGTTGATGTGGGAAATTGGAAAGACATTAGCTGATTCTACCAAAGAATTTGACCGTACTGTAGATTATATTAACCAAACGATTGATGCATTGAAGGATTTGGATCGGGAGTCATCCCGTTTTCAGGAAGCGGAAGGAACTATTGCACAGATCAGACGAGCCCCGTTGGGAGTAGTCTTAAGCATGGGGCCTTTTAATTATCCTTTGAATGAGATTTTTACTACGCTGATTCCTGCATTAATTATGGGGAATACCATTTTATTTAAACTTCCAAAACATGGTGTTTTAGCTCATTATCCATTGTTAAAAGCTTTTAAAGAATCCTTTCCTAAAGGAATGGTCAATACTTTGTATGGTAAAGGTTCGGAAATTATCACTCCTATTATGGAAAGTGGTAAAGTAAATGTGTTGGCTTTTATCGGATCAAGTAAAGTGGCTAATGGTCTCAAAAAGCTGCATCCAAAAATAAATCGTTTAAGAGCTATTTTGAGTCTGGATGCTAAAAATGCGGCAATTGTTACCAAAAATGCCAATCTTGATGTTGCGGTAAGTGAATGTATTCTTGGGGCGCTTTCATTCAATGGTCAACGTTGTACAGCCCTTAAGCTGATATTTGTGCAGAAAGATGTGGCTGATGAGTTTATTGAAAAACTAAATAAGGCGGTATCCGCTTTAAAGCCCGGGTTGCCATGGGAGAAAGATGTGAAAATAACACCGCTTCCTGAAGTGAATAAACCTCCTTATCTTAAGGAGTGTATTGATGATGCTCTTGCACATGGTGCTAAAGTTATTAATGAAAATGGAGGGTATACAGAGGCTTCTTTTGTGTTCCCGGCTATAGTATATCCGGTAAACAGTGAGATGAAATTGTATCATGAAGAGCAGTTCGGTCCTGTAATTCCTGTTGTTCCTTTTGACCATATAGATGAGCCGATTGACTATCAGGTCAATGCTTCTCATGGGATGCAGGTAAGTATTTTCAGTGAAGATGCCCATGAAGTATCTAAGCTGATTGACCCGTTTGTTAACCTTGTAAGTCGTGTTAATATCAATTGTCAGGCACAACGTGGCCCGGATGTTTTTCCGTTTACCGGAAGAAAAGATAGTGCGGAAGGTACGCTTTCTGTTTTTGATGCGTTGAGGTCTTTTTCTATAAGATCTTTAGTAGCCGCAAAATTAACGGAATCAAATAAGAAACTGTTAAATACAATTGTAAGAGAACATAATTCGAATTTCCTGAGTACAGATTATCTATTTTAA
- a CDS encoding protein-L-isoaspartate(D-aspartate) O-methyltransferase, whose translation MTQDSFVHKGKRKILVEYLQQRIGITDKNVLSAMNEVPRHLFIESIFEDFAYEDRAFPILAHQTISHPSTVAEQSELLQVIPGEKVLEIGTGCGYQTAVLLAMKALVYTVERQKDLFDFSKKKLRELHLFPKFQSFGDGFAGLPTFAPFDKIIVTCGASVLPTELLKQLKVGGKMVIPLGPTDEQVLYRFTKISPTEIEKEEFGAYKFVPMLNNTNT comes from the coding sequence ATGACGCAAGATTCGTTTGTACATAAAGGAAAAAGAAAAATTTTAGTTGAGTATCTTCAACAAAGAATTGGGATTACGGATAAAAATGTACTTTCGGCAATGAATGAAGTTCCGAGACATCTTTTTATTGAAAGTATTTTTGAAGACTTTGCCTATGAAGACCGTGCCTTTCCAATTTTGGCACACCAGACCATTTCGCATCCTTCTACGGTTGCCGAACAATCAGAGCTATTACAGGTGATACCTGGAGAAAAGGTACTGGAAATTGGTACCGGCTGTGGATATCAGACTGCTGTTCTGTTAGCAATGAAAGCTTTGGTGTATACAGTAGAAAGACAAAAAGATTTATTTGATTTCTCTAAGAAAAAATTACGGGAGCTGCATCTTTTTCCAAAATTTCAGAGTTTTGGTGATGGCTTTGCTGGACTTCCTACCTTTGCTCCTTTTGATAAAATTATTGTGACTTGTGGGGCTTCTGTACTGCCTACCGAGCTATTAAAACAATTAAAAGTAGGTGGGAAAATGGTTATTCCATTGGGACCCACTGACGAGCAGGTTTTATACCGTTTTACAAAAATTTCTCCTACCGAAATAGAAAAAGAAGAGTTTGGTGCGTATAAATTTGTTCCGATGCTCAACAATACCAATACCTAA
- a CDS encoding Gfo/Idh/MocA family protein gives MLKAGLVGAGHLGKIHLRLLNQSDRYDFVGFHDKDVENGKKLEAEFGYKYFENFDELLDQIDMLDIVTPTVYHYDYALKAIEKGLHFFIEKPVTQTLEQAEEILHKCQENGIKAQVGHVERYNPAFMATKEYIKNPMFIEIHRLAEFNPRGTDVSVVLDLMIHDLDILLSMVKSKVKNIHASGVCVVSKTPDIANARIEFENGCVANLTTSRISMKAMRKSRFFQKDAYISVDFLEKKAEVIRMKDAPETPTPFDMIIENAEGEKNQILFEYPNIQPNNAILDELNSFADSITENKNVEVSLEDGTEALKVALEIMKLIS, from the coding sequence ATGTTGAAAGCAGGTTTGGTAGGTGCCGGACATTTAGGAAAAATACACTTAAGACTTCTCAATCAATCAGATAGATATGACTTTGTAGGATTCCATGATAAAGATGTAGAAAACGGAAAAAAATTAGAAGCCGAATTCGGATATAAATATTTTGAAAATTTTGATGAACTATTGGACCAGATCGATATGCTGGATATTGTAACTCCCACAGTTTATCATTATGATTATGCTTTAAAAGCTATTGAAAAAGGGCTTCATTTTTTCATTGAAAAACCGGTTACACAGACTTTGGAGCAAGCTGAAGAAATCCTTCATAAATGTCAAGAAAATGGAATAAAAGCTCAGGTAGGACATGTTGAAAGATATAATCCGGCTTTCATGGCTACCAAGGAATATATCAAAAATCCAATGTTTATCGAAATCCACAGACTGGCTGAGTTCAACCCCCGTGGTACGGATGTTTCTGTAGTTCTGGATTTAATGATTCATGATCTGGACATTTTATTGAGCATGGTTAAGTCTAAGGTAAAAAATATTCATGCCAGTGGTGTGTGTGTCGTAAGTAAAACTCCGGATATTGCTAATGCAAGGATAGAATTTGAAAATGGCTGTGTTGCCAATCTTACTACTTCAAGAATCTCCATGAAAGCTATGCGTAAAAGTCGCTTCTTCCAGAAAGACGCTTATATATCAGTTGACTTTTTAGAGAAAAAAGCAGAAGTTATCCGCATGAAAGATGCTCCTGAAACTCCTACTCCATTTGATATGATCATTGAAAATGCTGAGGGAGAAAAGAATCAGATTTTATTTGAATATCCAAATATCCAGCCTAATAATGCAATTTTAGACGAGCTGAATTCTTTTGCTGATTCTATCACAGAAAATAAAAATGTAGAAGTATCATTAGAAGATGGAACCGAAGCCTTGAAAGTAGCTTTGGAAATCATGAAACTGATCAGCTAA
- a CDS encoding urocanate hydratase, producing the protein MTFQEQIQQGIPNQLPQPKPYETNINHAPKRKEILGEEEKKLALKNALRYFDPKFHAELLPEFKEELEQYGRIYMYRFRPDYEMKARSISEYPGKSEQAKSIMLMIQNNLDYAVAQHPHELITYGGNGAVFQNWAQYLLTMKYLSEMNNEQTLVMYSGHPMGLFPSHKDAPRVVVTNGMVIPNYSKPDDWEKFNALGVSQYGQMTAGSYMYIGPQGIVHGTTITVLNAFRKIKKEPQGGLFVTSGLGGMSGAQPKAGNIAGCVTVCAEVNPKITKIRHEQKWVNEIHENLDELVERVKKAQENKETVSLAYLGNIVEIWEKFDQENLRIDIGSDQTSLHNPWAGGYYPVGQSFEESNTMMAENPELFKEKVQETLRRHAAAINKHNEKGTYFFDYGNAFLLEASRAGADVMAENPTLGREFKFPSYVQDIMGPMCFDYGFGPFRWVCTSGKPEDLHKTDDIACQILEEIQQNSPEEIQQQMKDNIQWIKGAQENKLVVGSQARILYADAEGRMKIAEAFNKAIRNGEIGPVVLGRDHHDVSGTDSPYRETSNIYDGSRFTADMAIHNVIGDSFRGATWVSIHNGGGVGWGEVINGGFGMLLDGSEDADRRLKSMLFWDVNNGISRRSWARNEGAIFAIKRAMEVEPNLKVTLPNIVDDNLL; encoded by the coding sequence ATGACTTTCCAGGAACAAATACAACAAGGTATTCCTAATCAGTTACCGCAGCCAAAACCATACGAAACCAATATCAATCACGCGCCAAAACGTAAAGAAATTTTAGGAGAGGAGGAGAAAAAACTGGCATTGAAAAATGCTTTGCGTTATTTCGACCCTAAGTTTCATGCAGAGCTTTTACCTGAATTTAAAGAGGAATTAGAGCAGTATGGCAGAATTTATATGTATCGCTTTCGTCCGGATTATGAGATGAAAGCGCGTTCAATTTCGGAATATCCCGGAAAATCTGAACAAGCAAAATCAATTATGCTGATGATTCAGAATAATCTGGATTATGCAGTGGCTCAGCACCCGCACGAATTGATTACTTACGGTGGGAATGGAGCGGTTTTTCAGAACTGGGCACAATATCTTCTTACCATGAAGTATTTATCTGAAATGAATAATGAACAAACGTTGGTCATGTATTCGGGACATCCGATGGGGCTATTTCCTTCCCATAAAGATGCACCGAGAGTCGTGGTTACAAATGGAATGGTTATTCCCAATTATTCAAAGCCTGACGATTGGGAAAAGTTCAATGCATTAGGGGTTTCTCAATATGGGCAAATGACTGCGGGGAGCTATATGTATATTGGTCCGCAGGGAATTGTACACGGGACAACGATTACTGTTCTTAATGCGTTCAGAAAAATAAAAAAAGAACCTCAGGGAGGGCTTTTTGTTACTTCAGGATTAGGAGGAATGAGTGGAGCTCAGCCAAAAGCTGGAAATATTGCAGGTTGTGTAACGGTTTGTGCTGAGGTTAATCCTAAGATCACCAAGATCCGACATGAGCAAAAATGGGTAAACGAAATCCATGAGAACCTGGATGAATTGGTTGAACGAGTGAAAAAAGCTCAGGAAAATAAAGAAACTGTTTCGCTTGCTTATCTTGGAAACATCGTTGAGATTTGGGAAAAGTTTGATCAGGAAAATCTAAGAATAGATATTGGTTCAGATCAGACCTCTCTTCACAACCCTTGGGCAGGAGGGTATTATCCGGTAGGCCAGAGTTTTGAAGAATCCAATACCATGATGGCAGAAAATCCTGAGTTGTTTAAAGAAAAGGTGCAGGAAACATTAAGAAGACACGCTGCAGCTATTAATAAACATAACGAAAAAGGAACATATTTCTTTGATTATGGAAATGCCTTTTTATTAGAAGCTTCAAGAGCCGGAGCAGATGTTATGGCAGAAAATCCAACATTAGGAAGGGAGTTTAAATTCCCGAGCTATGTTCAGGATATTATGGGACCTATGTGTTTTGATTATGGTTTCGGGCCTTTCCGTTGGGTTTGTACAAGTGGAAAGCCGGAGGATTTACATAAAACAGATGATATTGCATGCCAGATTTTAGAGGAGATTCAGCAAAATTCTCCGGAAGAGATCCAACAGCAAATGAAAGATAACATTCAGTGGATTAAAGGAGCTCAGGAAAACAAACTGGTTGTCGGCTCTCAGGCTAGAATTCTTTATGCTGATGCAGAAGGAAGAATGAAGATTGCGGAAGCTTTTAATAAAGCCATCAGAAATGGAGAGATTGGGCCTGTTGTACTGGGTAGAGACCATCATGACGTTTCAGGAACAGATTCGCCTTACAGGGAAACCTCTAATATTTATGATGGATCAAGATTCACTGCGGATATGGCTATTCATAATGTAATAGGAGATAGCTTCCGTGGCGCAACTTGGGTATCCATCCATAATGGTGGTGGCGTTGGCTGGGGAGAAGTGATTAATGGCGGTTTTGGTATGCTGTTGGACGGAAGTGAAGATGCAGACAGAAGACTCAAGTCAATGCTTTTCTGGGATGTAAACAATGGAATTTCCAGAAGAAGCTGGGCAAGGAATGAAGGAGCTATTTTTGCCATCAAGCGAGCAATGGAAGTAGAGCCTAATTTAAAAGTAACACTTCCTAATATAGTGGATGATAATTTATTATAA